GAAACTCGCTTATTAAAAAGTTATTACTAACTCTTAAATTGATTATAACTTAAATGTTTTGAAAAAGCTCAAACAGTCAATTTCATTCCAAAAAAATCACGACAATTTTTAGTATAATTACAAAAGATAATCTTATTAAAATAAATTTCAAGCAAAATTTCGTTAGAAGAAAAATAGCTGTTTGAGCTTTTGGAACAAATTTTAAATTAGATAAGATTGTTTGAATTAAAATTATTTATATTCAAAAGCGAGTTCTATTTTTCTTCTATAAGAAAGTTTTGCGTAAAGCGGGGGTTGTAAGGGCATGGCGACTGATGCCCTTACGTCAAAAAAGATTTAGAATTATAAATAAAAAAATAATAATTAATTAAAATACTCTAAAAAATAAGTGATTAAGAAAATAACTTAATTAAATAGATAAAAATTTTGTTTAATGGTTACAGAATGATAAAATTCAAATTTTAATTTTTTTATCTATTAAATAACAAGTCAATGTGATATAATTTGTCATAAAATATAAGTTATTTTATTTAAGTGGCAGATTTGGGGGAAATTTCAATTATAATATAATCAAAAGGGGGATTATTATGAAAATAAAATATGTCATCATTTTTGTAATGCTGTTAATTGCGGGAAATTTTTTAAGACTTTTAATCGAGGAGAAAAATATTCCTGAAATTGAAATTAGTAAGGAAAAAAATTATAAAAAGGAAAAGGCTAAAAAAGATACAGATTTAACAAAAAGTAATGTTAAATTTGATATTAATAATATTGAATACAAGGATTTGCTAAAATTAGGAATTAATAAAAATAAGGCTGAAAAATTTGTAAAATATAGGGATGAAGTTGGTATTATTAAAGATGTTAATGAAGTAAAAAATATTTCAGGATTTGGAAAATCTGGATTGGAAATTGCACAAAAATTTTTGTTTGTGGATAATGAAAAAATTCAGGATTCAACCAAAAATTATGGACGTGAAATTACGAAATATAACATTAACAAGTTAAATGAAAAAGAATTAAAAAAAATAGGATTTACAAATAAGGAAATAAAAAAATTACTTCCTGAAATTGAAAAAAGTAACATAAAATCAAATATCGATTTAGAAAAGATTATTGGAAAAGAGCGTTATGCAGAAATTGAAGATAAAATAAAATTTATGGAATAAAAATAAAGTTACTGAATTTGAAATAAACAATCTGCCACTTATTAAATAATCTAATTTATATTAATTTTATTTGAACAACTTTCAAAATAACAGCTTTTTCATTTAATTGCTTAGATTAATTTTCAGCTTTAAAACAGGCTCTGAAAAAAAACAGCATAAATTTAAAAAATAAGAAAGGAGTTTGATTATTTTTCTTAAAAAATAAAATGAAAAAATGAGTTTATTATCAGATATTGCAGTACCAATCGCAAAATTGGTGAATATGAAAAAATATAAAGAGAAGGATTTTCTAAATCCACGAAGAGATACAGATTTTTTGAATAAAAAGAATTTTGACAAAACGCTTATTCTTGAGGAACAGTTTATTGATGAATACCAAGTTTTGACAGTTTTTTCAGAAGAAAGCTATAATAAGCATGTTGTTTTCCTACATGGCGGGGCTTACGTAATGCGTGCGGTCAAGGCTCACAAAAATATTATTGAAAAATTAGTCAAGAATTTTCATTTAAAAGTTACGTTTATCGACTACCCGCTTGCTCCTGAGAACACTGTTGACAAAGCACATAAAGTAGTAATGGATGCTTATAGACAAATAACCAG
This is a stretch of genomic DNA from Leptotrichia hofstadii. It encodes these proteins:
- a CDS encoding helix-hairpin-helix domain-containing protein; the protein is MKIKYVIIFVMLLIAGNFLRLLIEEKNIPEIEISKEKNYKKEKAKKDTDLTKSNVKFDINNIEYKDLLKLGINKNKAEKFVKYRDEVGIIKDVNEVKNISGFGKSGLEIAQKFLFVDNEKIQDSTKNYGREITKYNINKLNEKELKKIGFTNKEIKKLLPEIEKSNIKSNIDLEKIIGKERYAEIEDKIKFME